One window from the genome of Acinetobacter lanii encodes:
- a CDS encoding AMP-binding protein, producing MLNYKNVAEHFDLKVAADTLLNGSLQSLNACEECCDRHTNTDRVALYWQSKEGQKKQYTFKQLKDYSSQFANFLKAQGVGRGDRISGLLPRNVELLITILAAWRIGAVYQPLFTAFGPKAIEHRVQLAKSKFVVTDLNNRPKLDEVQECPTIISIADANGPALAKGDLNFWDEVNAQSDQCDVVRLTIDDPFLLMFTSGTTGLAKPLEVPLKALIAFGLYMQNAVGLTDDDAFWNIADPGWAYGLYYAITGPLLLGHATLFYEGGFSTDSLIQIAKEYNITNLAGAPTAYRLMMAADQTQMASLRGQFRRVSSAGEPLNPEVIRWFKQVLDAPIYDHYGQTEVGMVVCNHHALEHEVHAGSAGFASPGYHIAVVDEHGQVLPQDTPGILAIDLERSPLMWFGGYKESRKSPFVGGYYLTGDTAEIHADGSMSFVGRSDDVITTSGYRIGPFDVESALLEHDAVIEAAVVGVPDPERTEVVKAFIVLAQDITASDELAESLSLFVKKRLSAHAYPRLVEFVTELPKTPSGKIQRFLLRNQEINKQKEAAATAVN from the coding sequence ATGTTGAATTATAAAAACGTTGCAGAACATTTTGATTTAAAAGTGGCAGCAGATACGCTGTTGAACGGTTCTCTACAATCTTTAAATGCATGTGAAGAATGTTGTGACCGACATACGAATACCGATCGAGTAGCTTTATATTGGCAATCCAAAGAAGGTCAGAAAAAACAATATACTTTTAAGCAGTTAAAAGACTATTCAAGTCAATTTGCCAATTTTCTGAAAGCGCAAGGTGTTGGTCGTGGTGATCGTATTTCTGGGTTACTGCCACGTAATGTAGAGTTGTTGATTACGATTTTGGCAGCATGGCGTATTGGTGCAGTCTATCAACCTTTATTCACTGCTTTCGGTCCTAAAGCGATTGAACACCGAGTACAGTTGGCAAAAAGTAAATTTGTGGTCACGGATTTAAACAACCGTCCTAAACTGGATGAAGTTCAGGAATGTCCGACCATTATTTCAATTGCAGATGCGAATGGGCCAGCTTTGGCTAAGGGGGATCTGAATTTTTGGGATGAGGTGAATGCCCAATCCGATCAATGTGATGTGGTACGCCTGACGATTGATGACCCATTTTTGTTGATGTTTACTTCAGGAACCACAGGCTTAGCCAAACCATTAGAAGTGCCGTTAAAAGCATTAATTGCATTTGGTTTATATATGCAAAATGCAGTGGGTCTGACAGATGATGATGCGTTTTGGAATATTGCTGATCCCGGTTGGGCTTATGGATTGTACTATGCCATTACAGGGCCGTTGCTGTTGGGGCATGCAACCTTGTTCTATGAAGGTGGATTTAGCACAGACAGTCTGATTCAAATCGCTAAAGAATATAACATTACCAATTTAGCTGGGGCACCGACGGCCTATCGCTTAATGATGGCCGCTGATCAGACACAAATGGCCAGTTTGCGTGGTCAATTCCGCAGAGTCAGTAGCGCAGGTGAGCCGTTAAATCCAGAAGTGATTCGTTGGTTTAAACAGGTCTTAGATGCACCGATTTACGATCACTATGGGCAAACCGAAGTTGGGATGGTGGTGTGTAATCATCATGCTTTAGAGCATGAAGTCCATGCTGGATCCGCAGGTTTTGCCAGCCCTGGTTATCATATTGCGGTGGTGGATGAACACGGCCAAGTTTTGCCTCAAGATACTCCAGGCATTTTAGCGATTGATTTAGAGAGATCACCGTTAATGTGGTTTGGCGGCTACAAAGAAAGTCGTAAATCACCATTTGTGGGCGGTTATTACCTTACGGGAGACACCGCAGAAATTCATGCCGATGGAAGCATGAGTTTTGTTGGGCGTAGTGATGATGTGATCACCACTTCAGGCTATCGGATTGGGCCGTTCGATGTTGAAAGTGCATTATTAGAACATGATGCAGTTATTGAGGCAGCGGTGGTGGGAGTGCCTGATCCGGAACGTACTGAAGTGGTCAAAGCCTTTATTGTTTTGGCACAAGACATTACGGCTTCTGACGAGCTGGCTGAAAGTTTAAGTTTATTTGTGAAAAAACGCTTGTCTGCGCATGCCTATCCGCGTTTAGTGGAATTTGTCACTGAACTTCCAAAGACTCCAAGTGGTAAGATTCAACGTTTCTTGTTACGTAATCAAGAAATCAATAAACAAAAAGAAGCGGCAGCGACTGCAGTTAATTAA
- a CDS encoding acyl-CoA dehydrogenase family protein: MQLTEEQVLIQDMAKSFALEQIKPFAAEWDEKGIFPKQALKQMGELGFLGMLVPAEWGGSETGNLAYVLALEEIAAADGATSTIMSVHNSVGCVPILNFGTDEQKQQYLTPLAQGEMIGAFALTEPHTGSDAAAIKTRAVKDGDYYVLNGAKQFITSGHNAGVIIVFAVTDPNAGKKGMSAFLVPRDTEGYEVIRVEEKLGLHASDTCQIALTDVRLHKSMLLGKEGDGLKIALSNLEGGRIGIAAQAVGLARAALEEATRYAKERIAFGKPIFEQQAISFRLASMATEIHAARQMVHYAARLKEAGQACLTEASMAKLFSSEMTERVCSQALQIFGGYGYLKDFPIERIYRDARICQIYEGTSDIQRLVIARSL; this comes from the coding sequence ATGCAACTCACAGAAGAGCAAGTGCTGATTCAAGATATGGCAAAAAGTTTTGCCTTAGAGCAAATTAAACCTTTTGCTGCAGAATGGGATGAAAAAGGTATTTTTCCCAAACAAGCACTGAAACAAATGGGTGAATTAGGCTTTTTAGGCATGTTGGTGCCGGCTGAATGGGGCGGATCAGAAACAGGTAATCTGGCCTATGTGTTGGCACTTGAGGAAATAGCTGCTGCAGATGGTGCAACCTCAACCATCATGAGTGTGCATAATTCTGTAGGCTGTGTGCCGATTTTAAATTTTGGTACAGATGAGCAAAAGCAGCAATATCTGACCCCTTTGGCTCAAGGTGAGATGATTGGCGCCTTTGCTTTAACTGAACCCCATACCGGTTCAGACGCTGCCGCGATTAAGACTCGGGCAGTGAAAGATGGTGATTATTACGTTTTAAATGGGGCCAAACAATTTATTACTTCAGGTCATAATGCGGGTGTCATCATTGTATTTGCGGTCACAGATCCAAATGCAGGTAAAAAAGGCATGAGCGCATTTTTAGTACCGCGTGATACTGAAGGTTACGAAGTGATTCGAGTCGAAGAAAAGCTGGGCTTACATGCATCGGATACCTGTCAAATTGCCTTAACCGATGTACGTTTGCACAAAAGTATGTTGTTGGGCAAAGAAGGCGATGGTCTAAAAATTGCCTTGTCTAATTTAGAGGGTGGACGTATTGGTATTGCTGCTCAGGCGGTAGGTTTAGCGCGTGCAGCATTAGAAGAAGCGACACGCTATGCCAAAGAACGTATCGCATTTGGTAAACCGATTTTTGAACAACAAGCCATCTCATTTCGTTTGGCCAGCATGGCCACTGAAATTCATGCAGCGCGTCAAATGGTACATTATGCCGCGCGTTTGAAAGAAGCAGGACAAGCCTGTTTAACCGAAGCATCAATGGCTAAGCTGTTTTCTTCAGAAATGACCGAGCGTGTCTGTTCACAAGCATTACAAATCTTTGGGGGGTATGGTTATTTGAAAGACTTTCCGATTGAGCGGATTTATCGAGATGCACGAATTTGCCAAATTTATGAAGGCACTAGTGATATTCAACGCTTAGTGATTGCACGTAGTTTATAA
- a CDS encoding enoyl-CoA hydratase — translation MTWQTIVLEKNKGVGLITLNRPKALNALNTELITELNLALDELEKDASIGCIVLTGSEKAFAAGADIKEMAELNFPNIYFDDFFSLADRIAQRRKPLIAAVSGYALGGGCELALMCDFIYCADNAKFALPEVTLGVLPGIGGTQRLTLAVGKAKAMEMCLTARQMGAVEAEQSGLVARVFAQAELLEQTLQAAEKIAEKSLTAVMMIKESINRAFEVSLAEGLRFERRTFHSIFATQDQKEGMRAFIEKRPAQFKNQ, via the coding sequence ATGACTTGGCAAACGATTGTATTGGAAAAAAATAAAGGTGTGGGTCTGATTACTCTGAATCGACCTAAAGCCCTGAATGCATTAAATACAGAACTCATTACTGAATTGAACCTTGCATTAGATGAATTAGAAAAAGATGCTTCAATTGGTTGTATTGTGCTGACCGGTTCAGAAAAAGCGTTCGCTGCAGGTGCAGATATTAAAGAAATGGCGGAACTCAATTTCCCCAATATCTATTTCGATGATTTCTTTAGTTTGGCAGATCGAATTGCACAGCGCCGTAAGCCTTTAATTGCAGCGGTCAGTGGATATGCCTTGGGTGGTGGATGTGAGTTGGCACTGATGTGTGACTTTATTTACTGTGCTGATAATGCCAAATTCGCCTTACCTGAAGTGACTTTGGGTGTACTCCCAGGGATTGGCGGTACACAGCGATTAACTTTAGCGGTAGGTAAAGCGAAAGCCATGGAAATGTGTCTGACTGCCCGTCAAATGGGTGCAGTTGAGGCTGAGCAAAGTGGCTTAGTTGCACGCGTATTTGCTCAAGCTGAGCTATTAGAACAGACCTTACAAGCAGCAGAAAAAATTGCGGAAAAATCCTTAACCGCAGTAATGATGATTAAGGAATCTATTAACCGTGCTTTTGAAGTGAGTCTCGCAGAAGGCTTACGCTTTGAGCGTCGGACTTTCCATTCGATTTTCGCAACTCAGGATCAAAAAGAAGGGATGCGTGCTTTTATTGAGAAGCGACCTGCACAGTTTAAAAATCAATAG
- a CDS encoding enoyl-CoA hydratase/isomerase family protein has product MSSDNNLICSSEGVLGIITLDRPTHLNALSLEMVQGIQAQLEAWRNDSTVQAILFNSSSPKAFCAGGDIRYLYDAYKTGQHDYRDYFIAEYEMLDNIRNYPKPILIVLDGYVLGGGLGLAQACHILISSEKSRFAMPETAIGFFPDVGATHFLSRLDDIGVYLAVTGEQISSSDALHLDLIDYYVPSERLADLFNSIRSSEILDKLTIEQIISRFITDPDVSEIRNLSSVIHQHFSHASIEQIEASLAAESDALYQPWAHKVLNVLQQRSLIAKKTSLTLQHVGRGLSLKQCMQLERDLQDIWFEHGDLMEGVRALLIDKDKQPKWQSHNPQLDQIIEDLTKAA; this is encoded by the coding sequence ATGAGTTCTGACAATAATTTAATTTGCTCGAGCGAAGGTGTATTGGGCATCATTACCTTAGATCGTCCTACCCATTTAAACGCGTTATCTTTAGAAATGGTGCAAGGGATTCAAGCCCAGCTAGAGGCATGGCGCAATGACAGCACAGTTCAAGCGATTTTATTCAACTCTAGCAGTCCAAAAGCATTTTGTGCAGGCGGTGATATTCGCTATCTGTACGATGCGTATAAAACTGGGCAGCATGATTACCGTGACTATTTTATCGCTGAGTATGAGATGCTGGATAACATTCGAAACTATCCTAAACCGATTTTGATTGTGCTTGATGGTTATGTGCTCGGTGGTGGTTTGGGGCTAGCACAAGCCTGCCACATTTTAATCAGTAGCGAAAAATCACGTTTTGCTATGCCAGAAACAGCCATTGGATTTTTCCCGGATGTCGGTGCTACGCATTTCTTGTCCCGTTTAGATGATATAGGGGTGTATTTGGCAGTTACGGGTGAACAGATCAGTAGCAGCGATGCCTTACATCTAGACTTAATTGATTATTATGTGCCCAGTGAGCGTTTAGCGGATTTGTTCAATAGCATTCGCAGTAGTGAGATACTGGATAAACTTACGATTGAGCAGATCATCAGTCGTTTTATCACGGATCCGGATGTGAGTGAAATTAGAAACTTATCCAGTGTGATTCACCAACATTTTTCTCATGCCAGTATTGAACAGATTGAGGCCAGTTTAGCGGCTGAATCAGATGCTTTATATCAGCCTTGGGCGCATAAAGTACTGAATGTTTTACAGCAACGCTCTTTGATTGCCAAAAAAACCAGTTTGACCTTACAGCACGTGGGGCGCGGTCTGTCCTTAAAGCAATGTATGCAACTTGAGCGTGACCTGCAAGACATTTGGTTTGAACATGGTGACTTGATGGAAGGCGTACGTGCATTATTGATTGATAAAGACAAACAGCCAAAGTGGCAAAGCCATAATCCTCAGCTCGATCAGATCATTGAAGACTTGACCAAAGCCGCTTAA